From a single Apium graveolens cultivar Ventura chromosome 2, ASM990537v1, whole genome shotgun sequence genomic region:
- the LOC141706281 gene encoding cytochrome P450 CYP72A219-like translates to MEDISPFMLALSVVAVTSVATITMKVVNWLWLRPKKYEKLLKDQGFHGNPYRLLRGDMLEFAAMARENRPKHIKLSDNVSFHALPYIHSIIKKYGKKAFIWFGPTPSIQVINPEQIREIMSKPRTFHKMHPNPLGDMILCGLINSEDAKWSRDRKIMNPAFHLEKLKIMLPEIHQSCDEMIEKWEILVLVTGSAEIDVWPSLEDLSGDVISRTAFGSNYEEGRRIFNLQKEQVDLILQLMKFVFIPGWRYLPIKANKRMDTVCNEIQMLLRGIISKRQKAMKGGEIKKDDLLGLLLQSNSEEIKENGIGMDIEEVMEECKLFHFAGSETTSNLLVWTLIMLSTHPEWQTRAREEVVQAFGSRKPDFDGLNHLKIVTMVLQEVLRLYPPASMLNRSVPKDAKLGNINLSAGMIFTVPVILLHHDPEIWGKDSLEFKPERFSEGVSSATKGKYSYIPFGGGPRICIGQNLAMVEAKVALAMILQRFQFQLSPSYVHAPFPILTLQPQHGASLILHQL, encoded by the exons ATGGAAGACATTTCACCATTCATGTTAGCACTCTCAGTTGTTGCAGTCACAAGTGTGGCAACTATAACAATGAAAGTGGTGAACTGGCTTTGGTTAAGGCCTAAGAAGTATGAGAAGTTACTAAAAGATCAAGGATTCCATGGCAATCCATACCGGCTTTTACGAGGCGACATGCTTGAGTTTGCAGCAATGGCCAGGGAGAATAGGCCTAAGCACATCAAATTGTCTGACAATGTCTCCTTCCATGCTTTACCTTACATCCATAGCATCATCAAGAAATATG GTAAAAAGGCATTTATTTGGTTTGGACCAACACCAAGCATACAAGTGATAAATCCTGAACAAATTAGGGAAATTATGTCCAAGCCTAGAACATTTCACAAGATGCACCCCAACCCACTTGGCGATATGATTCTTTGTGGCCTCATTAACTCTGAGGATGCGAAATGGTCCCGAGATAGAAAAATAATGAATCCTGCATTTCACTTGGAGAAGTTAAAG ATAATGCTGCCAGAAATACATCAGAGTTGTGATGAGATGATCGAGAAATGGGAAATACTAGTCTTGGTGACAGGGTCAGCAGAAATTGATGTCTGGCCTAGTCTTGAAGATCTGTCTGGCGATGTGATTTCTCGGACAGCATTTGGCAGTAATTATGAAGAAGGTAGAAGAATTTTTAACCTCCAGAAAGAACAAGTTGATCTCATTCTTCAACTTATGAAGTTTGTCTTTATTCCGGGATGGAG GTATCTTCCGATTAAAGCTAACAAGAGAATGGATACAGTGTGCAATGAAATACAAATGCTATTAAGGGGTATTATCAGCAAACGTCAGAAGGCAATGAAAGGGGGAGAAATAAAAAAAGATGATTTGTTGGGTCTTCTTTTACAATCTAACTCTGAAGAAATCAAAGAAAATGGAATTGGAATGGATATTGAAGAAGTGATGGAAGAGTGCAAGCTTTTTCATTTCGCTGGCTCGGAGACAACCTCAAATTTGCTAGTTTGGACTTTAATTATGTTGAGCACACATCCAGAATGGCAAACTCGTGCAAGAGAAGAAGTTGTGCAAGCTTTTGGCAGCAGAAAACCTGATTTTGACGGACTAAACCATCTCAAAATA GTAACAATGGTTCTACAGGAAGTTTTAAGATTATATCCGCCTGCATCCATGCTTAATCGATCAGTTCCCAAGGATGCAAAACTAGGTAACATTAATCTTTCGGCTGGAATGATATTCACTGTGCCAGTAATCCTACTCCACCATGATCCGGAAATATGGGGCAAGGATTCGCTTGAATTCAAACCAGAGAGGTTTTCTGAAGGAGTTTCAAGTGCAACCAAAGGCAAATATTCTTACATTCCATTTGGAGGGGGTCCTCGTATATGCATTGGCCAAAACTTGGCAATGGTTGAAGCCAAAGTGGCACTAGCTATGATCTTACAACGCTTTCAGTTCCAACTTTCTCCATCTTATGTGCATGCACCTTTCCCAATTTTAACTCTTCAACCTCAACATGGAGCGTCATTAATTCTGCACCAGCTCTAG